A DNA window from Planctomycetota bacterium contains the following coding sequences:
- the gatA gene encoding Asp-tRNA(Asn)/Glu-tRNA(Gln) amidotransferase subunit GatA: MSDAFALRQDIVSGKVRAAGALERFLERIERADGRVRAFLTVTAEAARAQARRVDEKIARGEPVGPLAGIPVAVKDNICTADARTTCASRILENYVPPYDATVVRRLRAADAVIVGKTNLDEFAMGSSTENSAFFPTRNPWDLERVPGGSSGGSAAAVAAGMALLALGSDTGGSIRQPAALTGTVGFKPTYGRVSRYGLVAFASSLDQIGPFARTVRDAALLAQVLSGHDPLDSTSVDRPVPDFVGDLERPADGLRLGIPKEYFGPGLDPEVRLAVERAIARMEAAGARRVEVSLPLTEYAIAAYYVVAPCEASSNLARYDGVHYGYRARGGEDVIALISRSRGEGFGPEVTRRILLGTFALSSGYYEAYYNRALKVRRRIREDFDRAFERCDVLVGPTSPTPAFPLGAKAADPLAMYLCDVYTVATNLAGLPGISIPCGRTSAGLPVGLQIQGRAFDDLGVLQAARAFERELALSLPWPDLG, translated from the coding sequence CTCCGGCAGGACATCGTTTCCGGAAAAGTCCGCGCCGCCGGCGCCCTCGAACGGTTTCTGGAACGCATCGAGCGCGCGGACGGCCGCGTCCGGGCGTTCCTCACGGTGACGGCCGAGGCCGCGCGCGCGCAGGCCCGGCGGGTGGACGAGAAGATCGCCCGCGGCGAGCCCGTGGGGCCGCTGGCCGGAATCCCGGTGGCCGTCAAGGACAACATCTGCACGGCGGACGCCCGCACCACGTGTGCGTCGCGGATTCTCGAAAACTACGTCCCTCCCTACGACGCGACCGTGGTCCGCAGGCTCCGCGCGGCCGACGCCGTAATCGTGGGGAAGACCAACCTCGACGAGTTCGCCATGGGCTCGTCCACGGAAAACTCCGCCTTCTTTCCGACGCGCAACCCGTGGGACCTCGAGCGCGTCCCCGGAGGCTCCAGCGGAGGATCGGCGGCGGCCGTCGCGGCGGGGATGGCGCTTCTGGCGCTCGGCTCGGACACCGGCGGGTCCATCCGCCAGCCCGCCGCGCTCACCGGCACCGTGGGGTTCAAGCCCACCTACGGGCGCGTCTCGCGTTACGGGCTGGTGGCCTTCGCCTCGAGCCTCGACCAGATCGGACCTTTCGCCCGAACCGTGCGGGACGCGGCCCTGCTGGCCCAGGTCCTCTCGGGTCACGACCCGCTCGACTCGACCTCCGTGGACCGTCCGGTCCCGGACTTCGTGGGCGATCTCGAGCGCCCCGCGGACGGCCTGCGGCTCGGGATCCCGAAGGAGTACTTCGGTCCGGGCCTGGATCCCGAGGTGCGGCTGGCCGTCGAGCGGGCGATCGCGCGGATGGAGGCGGCGGGGGCGCGCCGGGTCGAAGTGTCCCTTCCGCTCACCGAATACGCCATCGCCGCCTACTACGTGGTGGCTCCCTGCGAAGCCAGCTCGAATCTGGCCCGTTACGACGGCGTCCATTACGGCTACCGCGCGCGCGGCGGCGAAGACGTGATCGCCCTCATCTCGCGGTCACGGGGGGAGGGCTTCGGCCCCGAGGTGACGCGGCGGATTCTTCTCGGGACCTTCGCGCTTTCGAGCGGCTACTACGAGGCCTATTACAACCGCGCCCTCAAGGTCCGCCGCCGGATCCGCGAAGACTTCGACCGCGCCTTCGAGCGGTGCGACGTTCTGGTGGGTCCCACCTCCCCCACGCCCGCCTTCCCGCTGGGCGCCAAGGCGGCCGATCCCCTGGCGATGTATCTCTGCGACGTCTACACGGTGGCCACGAACCTCGCGGGGCTTCCGGGAATCTCGATCCCCTGCGGGCGGACCTCCGCGGGGCTTCCCGTGGGGCTTCAGATCCAGGGGCGCGCCTTCGACGACCTGGGGGTCCTTCAGGCGGCCCGGGCCTTCGAGCGCGAGCTGGCGCTCTCCCTCCCTTGGCCGGACCTCGGATAA